A single Thunnus thynnus chromosome 6, fThuThy2.1, whole genome shotgun sequence DNA region contains:
- the LOC137184193 gene encoding protein bassoon-like: MQRALGIDMTTPRSKSQQQIHSPSHQAKPIVQPQQPAPQPTQPTAAAQPKPLAQNQPTQRQQQQQQQHPPSQPYGQTQPYSQSQQYPQSQPQSYPLSQPGPQTQPHTSPGLQRHPAPGGPQTQTGPSQQGMRSDPYSQRGPGAPGAVGGPAGGPSQPGGPRIPHPGAVPLPGLTKAPSQPDLGRGSPMHQSMARHHDQTRSAGSSPAHRPQSQAPPPAQDGLTKLFGFGASLLNQASTLINVDPLPTASTQPSPARGKVVFSNATPDNRQQQQGAPGAKPFGMGGPHAPTQMGGPHAPSQMGGPYASSQMVGPQSGGPHAPTHKQTMPHQQGMSQQQSPVHHQKGPQQPQGHQHQQAPAHLQKAPQKQEPVAAPAPAPEPVKPKVNCPLCKTELNIGSSDPPNYNSCTQCHSQVCNLCGFNPTPHLVEVRGLLYVHIQYSVHAKSLTHLSLTILSFTYI, translated from the coding sequence ATGCAGCGGGCTCTTGGCATTGATATGACCACGCCTCGCTCTAAAAGCCAACAGCAGATTCACTCTCCATCCCACCAAGCCAAACCCATCGTCCAGCCTCAGCAGCCTGCACCACAGCCAACGCAGCCGACAGCAGCAGCGCAGCCCAAACCATTGGCACAGAATCAGCCTAcccagcggcagcagcagcagcagcagcagcatcctccGTCTCAGCCCTACGGCCAGACTCAACCTTACTCCCAGTCCCAGCAGTATCCCCAGTCTCAGCCCCAGTCTTACCCTCTGTCCCAGCCAGGGCCCCAGACTCAGCCTCATACCTCCCCCGGTTTACAGAGACACCCAGCACCTGGCGGCCCCCAGACTCAGACAGGGCCCTCTCAGCAGGGAATGAGGTCCGACCCATACTCCCAGAGAGGTCCAGGAGCTCCAGGAGCTGTTGGAGGTCCTGCAGGAGGCCCCAGCCAGCCTGGAGGTCCACGGATTCCCCACCCTGGCGCTGTGCCACTCCCTGGCTTGACCAAAGCGCCCTCCCAACCCGATTTGGGTCGCGGTTCTCCGATGCACCAGTCCATGGCACGGCACCATGACCAGACCAGAAGCGCCGGCTCCTCCCCAGCCCACAGGCCTCAGAGTCAGGCTCCGCCTCCTGCGCAGGACGGCCTGACCAAGCTGTTTGGCTTCGGCGCATCGCTGCTCAATCAGGCTAGTACCCTAATCAATGTCGACCCTCTACCCACCGCCTCCACCCAGCCCAGCCCTGCACGAGGCAAGGTGGTGTTTAGTAATGCAACACCTGACAACAGGCAGCAACAACAAGGGGCCCCGGGCGCCAAACCATTCGGGATGGGGGGCCCTCATGCTCCAACTCAAATGGGTGGCCCTCATGCACCGAGCCAAATGGGAGGCCCCTATGCATCGAGCCAAATGGTAGGTCCCCAATCAGGTGGTCCACATGCGCCAACCCATAAACAGACCATGCCCCATCAACAAGGCATGTCGCAACAGCAGTCGCCTGTACATCATCAAAAAGGGCCACAGCAACCGCAAGGACACCAACATCAGCAAGCACCTGCACATCTGCAGAAAGCGCCGCAGAAGCAGGAGCCAGTGGCGGCTCCTGCACCCGCTCCAGAGCCTGTGAAGCCCAAAGTGAACTGTCCTCTTTgtaaaacagagctgaacatcGGCAGCTCCGACCCGCCCAACTACAACTCCTGTACGCAGTGTCACAGCCAAGTGTGTAACCTGTGTGGTTTCAACCCTACGCCACATCTGGTGGAGGTAAGAGGATTGTTATATGTGCACATTCAATACAGTGTTCACGCAAAGTCTCTCACACATTTGTCTCTCACCATATTGTCATTCACTTATATTTGA